From a region of the Phaseolus vulgaris cultivar G19833 chromosome 6, P. vulgaris v2.0, whole genome shotgun sequence genome:
- the LOC137833282 gene encoding uncharacterized protein translates to MTDRVGNRGHAKRAGGQGGANDFSLFFFSNFPHRLGEKDMIKVFQKWARVKDVFISRRLNKWRRRFGFMRFFGVRDERSLERDLDQIYIGSRKLYVNIPKYRRYQYGPKKEEQRALRELLRERQVIARKRDTKEDEIVRKLGGKEIWVEKSRNKTYAEAVTGEYQDGWKGLAFKTQHLSLPWMKRSVVGTLGDGMDFDKLGEELVKGGMLMIRARFLGDNLVMITPREGEVMEVIMKNNKEWFDVVFTDVKPWSLDSGASHKSVWVKCYGVPLPFWNKDCFSKVVGEISKAAKLVSIDNSTLTWEVLEY, encoded by the coding sequence ATGACGGATAGGGTGGGGAACAGAGGACATGCTAAAAGGGCGGGGGGTCAGGGAGGTGCAAACGATTTCTCTTTGTTCTTTTTTTCCAACTTTCCGCATAGACTTGGTGAAAAGGATATGATTaaggtttttcaaaaatggGCAAGGGTGAAGGACGTTTTTATCTCAAGAAGATTAAACAAATGGAGGAGGAGGTTTGGTTTCATGAGGTTCTTTGGTGTAAGAGATGAAAGGAGCCTGGAGAGAGATCTGGACCAGATTTACATTGGAAGTAGGAAACTGTACGTGAACATTCCGAAGTATAGAAGATATCAGTATGGCCCAAAAAAGGAGGAGCAGAGGGCGCTGCGGGAACTGTTAAGAGAACGTCAGGTGATAGCAAGGAAGCGCGATACGAAGGAAGATGAGATCGTTAGGAAACTTGGAGGCAAGGAGATTTGGGTGGAGAAGAGCAGGAATAAGACCTATGCTGAAGCTGTTACAGGTGAATACCAAGATGGGTGGAAGGGCTTGGCTTTTAAAACACAACACCTTTCTCTACCCTGGATGAAAAGAAGTGTTGTAGGGACCCTTGGTGATGGAATGGATTTTGACAAGTTGGGAGAGGAGCTTGTGAAGGGAGGAATGTTAATGATAAGGGCGAGATTCTTAGGCGACAATCTTGTTATGATAACCCCAAGAGAGGGGGAGGTGATGGAGGTTATTATGAAGAATAATAAAGAGTGGTTCGACGTTGTGTTTACAGATGTTAAACCGTGGTCGTTAGATAGTGGTGCAAGTCATAAATCTGTCTGGGTGAAATGTTATGGGGTGCCATTACCATTCTGGAATAAGGACTGCTTCTCCAAAGTGGTTGGAGAGATTTCCAAGGCGGCCAAGCTAGTTTCCATCGACAACTCTACGTTAACATGGGAGGTCCTGGAATATTGA
- the LOC137831002 gene encoding transmembrane 9 superfamily member 12-like, which produces MELRKPFICSCVFLSVMVFAQVANGFYLPGSYMITYSNKSPIFAKVNSLTSIETELPFSYYSLPYCPPVGGIKKSAENLGELLMGDQIDNSPYRFQMNVNETVYLCTTSPLNEHEVKLLKQRTRDLYQVNMILDNLPVMRFTTQNGVKIQWTGFPVGYTPPDGGADYIINHLKFTVLVHEYEGSGVEIVGTGEESLGVFSESDKKKASGYEIVGFQVVPCSIKYDPEVMVKHKMYDTLSPIGCPAELDKYQVIREQERISFTYEVEFVKSDIRWPSRWDAYLKMEGSRVHWFSILNSLMVISFLAGIVFVIFLRTVRRDLTRYEELDKETQAQMNEELSGWKLVVGDVFREPCCSKLLCVMVGDGVQILGMAGVTIVFAALGFMSPASRGMLLTGMILLYLILGIAAGYASVRLWKTIKGTAEGWRSVSWSAACFFPGIAFVILTVLNFILWSSNSTGAIPISLYFKLFFLWFCISVPLTLIGGFIGTKAQPIEFPVRTNQIPREIPARKYPSWLLVLGAGTLPFGTLFIELFFILSSIWLGRFYYVFGFLLVVLLLLIIVCAEVSVVLTYMHLCVEDWQWWWKAFFASGSVALYVFLYSINYLVFDLQSLSGPVSATLYLGYSLLMAIAIMFSTGTIGFLMSFYFVHYLFSSVKID; this is translated from the coding sequence ATGGAGTTGCGAAAACCCTTCATCTGCTCCTGTGTTTTCCTTTCTGTCATGGTCTTTGCTCAAGTTGCCAATGGGTTTTATCTTCCTGGAAGCTATATGATCACTTACTCAAATAAAAGTCCGATATTTGCCAAAGTTAATTCGTTGACTTCGATTGAAACTGAGCTTCCCTTCAGCTACTACAGCCTCCCTTACTGCCCACCGGTGGGCGGTATAAAGAAAAGTGCTGAGAATCTTGGAGAACTTCTGATGGGAGATCAGATCGATAACTCGCCATACCGATTCCAGATGAATGTTAACGAGACTGTTTACCTCTGTACCACGTCTCCGTTGAATGAGCACGAGGTGAAGCTACTTAAACAAAGGACTAGGGATCTGTATCAAGTGAATATGATCCTTGACAACTTGCCTGTTATGAGGTTTACCACCCAAAATGGGGTTAAAATCCAGTGGACAGGGTTCCCTGTTGGGTACACTCCACCTGATGGTGGTGCAGATTACATCATTAACCACCTTAAGTTCACGGTTTTGGTTCATGAATATGAAGGAAGTGGGGTTGAAATTGTGGGAACCGGAGAGGAAAGTTTGGGTGTTTTTTCTGAGTCTGACAAGAAAAAGGCATCCGGGTATGAAATAGTTGGATTTCAGGTTGTCCCCTGTAGTATTAAATATGATCCTGAGGTCATGGTCAAGCACAAAATGTATGATACTCTTTCTCCTATAGGCTGCCCGGCTGAGCTTGACAAGTATCAAGTGATAAGAGAGCAGGAAAGAATATCGTTCACATACGAGGTTGAATTTGTGAAAAGTGATATAAGATGGCCATCACGTTGGGATGCTTATTTGAAGATGGAGGGTTCCCGAGTACATTGGTTCTCAATCTTAAATTCACTTATGGTTATTTCTTTCCTTGCTGGTATTGTTTTTGTCATTTTCCTGAGAACTGTGAGAAGGGACTTGACTAGGTACGAGGAACTGGACAAAGAGACTCAAGCTCAGATGAACGAGGAGCTCTCTGGATGGAAACTTGTTGTGGGTGATGTGTTTAGGGAGCCTTGTTGCTCAAAGCTTCTCTGTGTGATGGTTGGAGATGGGGTTCAAATTCTTGGAATGGCTGGTGTTACTATTGTTTTTGCAGCACTTGGCTTCATGTCACCAGCATCCCGAGGAATGTTACTAACTGGAATGATCCTTTTGTATCTTATCCTAGGCATTGCTGCAGGCTATGCCAGTGTACGTTTATGGAAGACAATTAAAGGAACTGCGGAAGGGTGGAGATCAGTTTCCTGGTCGGCTGCATGTTTTTTTCCTGGAATTGCTTTCGTTATTCTTACAGTACTAAATTTCATTCTATGGAGCAGTAACAGTACTGGTGCCATACCCATTTCCTTGTATTTTAAGCTGTTCTTCCTCTGGTTCTGCATTTCAGTACCTCTTACCCTCATTGGAGGATTTATAGGGACAAAAGCTCAGCCAATTGAATTTCCTGTTCGCACTAACCAGATCCCAAGGGAAATTCCTGCACGTAAATACCCATCGTGGCTTCTTGTTCTTGGTGCTGGAACTCTTCCATTTGGAACTCTCTTCATTGAGCTTTTCTTCATCCTTTCCAGTATTTGGCTTGGGAGGTTCTATTATGTGTTTGGTTTCCTGTTGGTTGTTCTTCTATTGCTAATTATTGTTTGTGCTGAAGTGTCTGTTGTCCTCACTTATATGCATCTCTGTGTGGAAGATTGGCAATGGTGGTGGAAGGCATTCTTTGCTTCAGGTTCTGTGGCTCTTTATGTCTTCCTATACTCCATCAACTACTTGGTCTTCGACCTGCAGAGTTTGAGTGGACCAGTCTCAGCTACCCTTTACCTTGGCTATTCATTACTCATGGCCATTGCAATCATGTTTTCAACCGGCACCATCGGCTTCCTTATGTCATTCTACTTTGTGCACTACTTGTTCTCATCAGTAAAGATAGATTGA
- the LOC137831003 gene encoding uncharacterized protein isoform X7: protein MRRKSAGRRRVAACATDEHNAIAFDSESDNDDCVHHHPEPVSELVDWLDKIICVCCDDKGEEGILVCSESRCPVTVHSNCIGSEPKFDDSGNFYCPYCWYKRVVDTCQQLREKSLVAKKALSHFLDSGARPDSSVARTGLVQDREECVEETQYEENNNKDEEKVLLSVTVSSVSETNDEEPNVISGKKRKDKRKDPSARRKCFLQQEENEHYNTRRKIAGNVGEEEVTSFQNLRRPQRFPVKGMKRTSLTAKRKRLLWTAEEEKVLKEGVLKFSIENQNTPWRKILEFGCHVFDKTRTPVDLKDKWKNIISKEGI, encoded by the exons atgagaagaaagaGTGCAGGGAGACGTAGGGTTGCGGCATGTGCAACT GATGAACATAACGCAATTGCGTTTGATAGTGAGAGTGACAATGACGATTGCGTTCATCACCATCCCGAACCTGTATCCGAGCTTGTGGATTGGTTGGACAAGATCATCTGCGTATGCTGCGACGATAAAGGCGAAGAGGGAATTTTGGTTTGCAGCGAAAGCCGATGCCCCGTCACCGTACATTCCAACTGCATCGGTTCCGAACCTAAATTCGATGATTCGGGTAACTTCTACTGCCCCTACTGCTGGTACAAGCGCGTCGTAGACACGTGTCAACAACTGAGAGAGAAATCCCTAGTCGCAAAGAAAGCTTTGTCACACTTTTTGGACAGTGGCGCGCGTCCAGATTCTTCTGTTGCACGTACGGGCCTGGTTCAGGATAGGGAAGAATGTGTGGAGGAAACACAAtatgaagaaaataataataaagatgaagaaaaggtgTTGTTGTCTGTGACGGTTAGTTCTGTGAGCGAGACCAATGACGAAGAACCCAATGTCATTTCAGGAAAGAAAAGGAAGGACAAGAGGAAGGATCCTTCTGCAAGGAGGAAGTGTTTCTTACAACAAGAAGAGAATGAACATTATAACACCAGAAGGAAAATTGCTGGTAATGTAGGAGAGGAGGAAGTTACAAGCTTCCAAAATTTGAGGCGACCACAGAGGTTTCCCGTGAAAGG AATGAAGCGGACTTCACTGACTGCAAAGCGCAAGAGATTACTTTGGACTGCTGAAGAAGAAAAAGTTCTAAAG GAAGGTGTATTAAAGTTCTCAATAGAAAATCAGAATACCCCTTGGAGGAAAATTTTGGAATTTGGTTGTCATGTATTTGACAAGACTCGAACTCCGGTTGATCTTAAGGATAAATGGAAGAACATTATCTCCAAGGAAG GAATTTAG
- the LOC137831003 gene encoding uncharacterized protein isoform X5 gives MRRKSAGRRRVAACATVTVPSLFAIPLLSDEHNAIAFDSESDNDDCVHHHPEPVSELVDWLDKIICVCCDDKGEEGILVCSESRCPVTVHSNCIGSEPKFDDSGNFYCPYCWYKRVVDTCQQLREKSLVAKKALSHFLDSGARPDSSVARTGLVQDREECVEETQYEENNNKDEEKVLLSVTVSSVSETNDEEPNVISGKKRKDKRKDPSARRKCFLQQEENEHYNTRRKIAGNVGEEEVTSFQNLRRPQRFPVKGMKRTSLTAKRKRLLWTAEEEKVLKEGVLKFSIENQNTPWRKILEFGCHVFDKTRTPVDLKDKWKNIISKEGI, from the exons atgagaagaaagaGTGCAGGGAGACGTAGGGTTGCGGCATGTGCAACTGTGACTGTTCCTTCCCTCTTTGCCATTCCTCTCCTTTCG GATGAACATAACGCAATTGCGTTTGATAGTGAGAGTGACAATGACGATTGCGTTCATCACCATCCCGAACCTGTATCCGAGCTTGTGGATTGGTTGGACAAGATCATCTGCGTATGCTGCGACGATAAAGGCGAAGAGGGAATTTTGGTTTGCAGCGAAAGCCGATGCCCCGTCACCGTACATTCCAACTGCATCGGTTCCGAACCTAAATTCGATGATTCGGGTAACTTCTACTGCCCCTACTGCTGGTACAAGCGCGTCGTAGACACGTGTCAACAACTGAGAGAGAAATCCCTAGTCGCAAAGAAAGCTTTGTCACACTTTTTGGACAGTGGCGCGCGTCCAGATTCTTCTGTTGCACGTACGGGCCTGGTTCAGGATAGGGAAGAATGTGTGGAGGAAACACAAtatgaagaaaataataataaagatgaagaaaaggtgTTGTTGTCTGTGACGGTTAGTTCTGTGAGCGAGACCAATGACGAAGAACCCAATGTCATTTCAGGAAAGAAAAGGAAGGACAAGAGGAAGGATCCTTCTGCAAGGAGGAAGTGTTTCTTACAACAAGAAGAGAATGAACATTATAACACCAGAAGGAAAATTGCTGGTAATGTAGGAGAGGAGGAAGTTACAAGCTTCCAAAATTTGAGGCGACCACAGAGGTTTCCCGTGAAAGG AATGAAGCGGACTTCACTGACTGCAAAGCGCAAGAGATTACTTTGGACTGCTGAAGAAGAAAAAGTTCTAAAG GAAGGTGTATTAAAGTTCTCAATAGAAAATCAGAATACCCCTTGGAGGAAAATTTTGGAATTTGGTTGTCATGTATTTGACAAGACTCGAACTCCGGTTGATCTTAAGGATAAATGGAAGAACATTATCTCCAAGGAAG GAATTTAG
- the LOC137831003 gene encoding uncharacterized protein isoform X2, producing MRRKSAGRRRVAACATDEHNAIAFDSESDNDDCVHHHPEPVSELVDWLDKIICVCCDDKGEEGILVCSESRCPVTVHSNCIGSEPKFDDSGNFYCPYCWYKRVVDTCQQLREKSLVAKKALSHFLDSGARPDSSVARTGLVQDREECVEETQYEENNNKDEEKVLLSVTVSSVSETNDEEPNVISGKKRKDKRKDPSARRKCFLQQEENEHYNTRRKIAGNVGEEEVTSFQNLRRPQRFPVKGMKRTSLTAKRKRLLWTAEEEKVLKEGVLKFSIENQNTPWRKILEFGCHVFDKTRTPVDLKDKWKNIISKEDSCESTSRLYRPLTSLLRLLSRITLRVNKSGLWRKGT from the exons atgagaagaaagaGTGCAGGGAGACGTAGGGTTGCGGCATGTGCAACT GATGAACATAACGCAATTGCGTTTGATAGTGAGAGTGACAATGACGATTGCGTTCATCACCATCCCGAACCTGTATCCGAGCTTGTGGATTGGTTGGACAAGATCATCTGCGTATGCTGCGACGATAAAGGCGAAGAGGGAATTTTGGTTTGCAGCGAAAGCCGATGCCCCGTCACCGTACATTCCAACTGCATCGGTTCCGAACCTAAATTCGATGATTCGGGTAACTTCTACTGCCCCTACTGCTGGTACAAGCGCGTCGTAGACACGTGTCAACAACTGAGAGAGAAATCCCTAGTCGCAAAGAAAGCTTTGTCACACTTTTTGGACAGTGGCGCGCGTCCAGATTCTTCTGTTGCACGTACGGGCCTGGTTCAGGATAGGGAAGAATGTGTGGAGGAAACACAAtatgaagaaaataataataaagatgaagaaaaggtgTTGTTGTCTGTGACGGTTAGTTCTGTGAGCGAGACCAATGACGAAGAACCCAATGTCATTTCAGGAAAGAAAAGGAAGGACAAGAGGAAGGATCCTTCTGCAAGGAGGAAGTGTTTCTTACAACAAGAAGAGAATGAACATTATAACACCAGAAGGAAAATTGCTGGTAATGTAGGAGAGGAGGAAGTTACAAGCTTCCAAAATTTGAGGCGACCACAGAGGTTTCCCGTGAAAGG AATGAAGCGGACTTCACTGACTGCAAAGCGCAAGAGATTACTTTGGACTGCTGAAGAAGAAAAAGTTCTAAAG GAAGGTGTATTAAAGTTCTCAATAGAAAATCAGAATACCCCTTGGAGGAAAATTTTGGAATTTGGTTGTCATGTATTTGACAAGACTCGAACTCCGGTTGATCTTAAGGATAAATGGAAGAACATTATCTCCAAGGAAG aCTCTTGCGAGTCTACTAGTCGACTTTACAGACCTCTCACGAGTCTACTTAGACTCTTGAGTCGGATAACCTTACGTGTCAACAAATCTGGATTATGGAGAAAAGGAACCTAG
- the LOC137831003 gene encoding uncharacterized protein isoform X1, which yields MRRKSAGRRRVAACATVTVPSLFAIPLLSDEHNAIAFDSESDNDDCVHHHPEPVSELVDWLDKIICVCCDDKGEEGILVCSESRCPVTVHSNCIGSEPKFDDSGNFYCPYCWYKRVVDTCQQLREKSLVAKKALSHFLDSGARPDSSVARTGLVQDREECVEETQYEENNNKDEEKVLLSVTVSSVSETNDEEPNVISGKKRKDKRKDPSARRKCFLQQEENEHYNTRRKIAGNVGEEEVTSFQNLRRPQRFPVKGMKRTSLTAKRKRLLWTAEEEKVLKEGVLKFSIENQNTPWRKILEFGCHVFDKTRTPVDLKDKWKNIISKEDSCESTSRLYRPLTSLLRLLSRITLRVNKSGLWRKGT from the exons atgagaagaaagaGTGCAGGGAGACGTAGGGTTGCGGCATGTGCAACTGTGACTGTTCCTTCCCTCTTTGCCATTCCTCTCCTTTCG GATGAACATAACGCAATTGCGTTTGATAGTGAGAGTGACAATGACGATTGCGTTCATCACCATCCCGAACCTGTATCCGAGCTTGTGGATTGGTTGGACAAGATCATCTGCGTATGCTGCGACGATAAAGGCGAAGAGGGAATTTTGGTTTGCAGCGAAAGCCGATGCCCCGTCACCGTACATTCCAACTGCATCGGTTCCGAACCTAAATTCGATGATTCGGGTAACTTCTACTGCCCCTACTGCTGGTACAAGCGCGTCGTAGACACGTGTCAACAACTGAGAGAGAAATCCCTAGTCGCAAAGAAAGCTTTGTCACACTTTTTGGACAGTGGCGCGCGTCCAGATTCTTCTGTTGCACGTACGGGCCTGGTTCAGGATAGGGAAGAATGTGTGGAGGAAACACAAtatgaagaaaataataataaagatgaagaaaaggtgTTGTTGTCTGTGACGGTTAGTTCTGTGAGCGAGACCAATGACGAAGAACCCAATGTCATTTCAGGAAAGAAAAGGAAGGACAAGAGGAAGGATCCTTCTGCAAGGAGGAAGTGTTTCTTACAACAAGAAGAGAATGAACATTATAACACCAGAAGGAAAATTGCTGGTAATGTAGGAGAGGAGGAAGTTACAAGCTTCCAAAATTTGAGGCGACCACAGAGGTTTCCCGTGAAAGG AATGAAGCGGACTTCACTGACTGCAAAGCGCAAGAGATTACTTTGGACTGCTGAAGAAGAAAAAGTTCTAAAG GAAGGTGTATTAAAGTTCTCAATAGAAAATCAGAATACCCCTTGGAGGAAAATTTTGGAATTTGGTTGTCATGTATTTGACAAGACTCGAACTCCGGTTGATCTTAAGGATAAATGGAAGAACATTATCTCCAAGGAAG aCTCTTGCGAGTCTACTAGTCGACTTTACAGACCTCTCACGAGTCTACTTAGACTCTTGAGTCGGATAACCTTACGTGTCAACAAATCTGGATTATGGAGAAAAGGAACCTAG
- the LOC137831003 gene encoding uncharacterized protein isoform X4, with product MRRKSAGRRRVAACATVTVPSLFAIPLLSDEHNAIAFDSESDNDDCVHHHPEPVSELVDWLDKIICVCCDDKGEEGILVCSESRCPVTVHSNCIGSEPKFDDSGNFYCPYCWYKRVVDTCQQLREKSLVAKKALSHFLDSGARPDSSVARTGLVQDREECVEETQYEENNNKDEEKVLLSVTVSSVSETNDEEPNVISGKKRKDKRKDPSARRKCFLQQEENEHYNTRRKIAGNVGEEEVTSFQNLRRPQRFPVKGMKRTSLTAKRKRLLWTAEEEKVLKEGVLKFSIENQNTPWRKILEFGCHVFDKTRTPVDLKDKWKNIISKEDEV from the exons atgagaagaaagaGTGCAGGGAGACGTAGGGTTGCGGCATGTGCAACTGTGACTGTTCCTTCCCTCTTTGCCATTCCTCTCCTTTCG GATGAACATAACGCAATTGCGTTTGATAGTGAGAGTGACAATGACGATTGCGTTCATCACCATCCCGAACCTGTATCCGAGCTTGTGGATTGGTTGGACAAGATCATCTGCGTATGCTGCGACGATAAAGGCGAAGAGGGAATTTTGGTTTGCAGCGAAAGCCGATGCCCCGTCACCGTACATTCCAACTGCATCGGTTCCGAACCTAAATTCGATGATTCGGGTAACTTCTACTGCCCCTACTGCTGGTACAAGCGCGTCGTAGACACGTGTCAACAACTGAGAGAGAAATCCCTAGTCGCAAAGAAAGCTTTGTCACACTTTTTGGACAGTGGCGCGCGTCCAGATTCTTCTGTTGCACGTACGGGCCTGGTTCAGGATAGGGAAGAATGTGTGGAGGAAACACAAtatgaagaaaataataataaagatgaagaaaaggtgTTGTTGTCTGTGACGGTTAGTTCTGTGAGCGAGACCAATGACGAAGAACCCAATGTCATTTCAGGAAAGAAAAGGAAGGACAAGAGGAAGGATCCTTCTGCAAGGAGGAAGTGTTTCTTACAACAAGAAGAGAATGAACATTATAACACCAGAAGGAAAATTGCTGGTAATGTAGGAGAGGAGGAAGTTACAAGCTTCCAAAATTTGAGGCGACCACAGAGGTTTCCCGTGAAAGG AATGAAGCGGACTTCACTGACTGCAAAGCGCAAGAGATTACTTTGGACTGCTGAAGAAGAAAAAGTTCTAAAG GAAGGTGTATTAAAGTTCTCAATAGAAAATCAGAATACCCCTTGGAGGAAAATTTTGGAATTTGGTTGTCATGTATTTGACAAGACTCGAACTCCGGTTGATCTTAAGGATAAATGGAAGAACATTATCTCCAAGGAAG ATGAAGTTTAG
- the LOC137831003 gene encoding uncharacterized protein isoform X6, giving the protein MRRKSAGRRRVAACATDEHNAIAFDSESDNDDCVHHHPEPVSELVDWLDKIICVCCDDKGEEGILVCSESRCPVTVHSNCIGSEPKFDDSGNFYCPYCWYKRVVDTCQQLREKSLVAKKALSHFLDSGARPDSSVARTGLVQDREECVEETQYEENNNKDEEKVLLSVTVSSVSETNDEEPNVISGKKRKDKRKDPSARRKCFLQQEENEHYNTRRKIAGNVGEEEVTSFQNLRRPQRFPVKGMKRTSLTAKRKRLLWTAEEEKVLKEGVLKFSIENQNTPWRKILEFGCHVFDKTRTPVDLKDKWKNIISKEADEV; this is encoded by the exons atgagaagaaagaGTGCAGGGAGACGTAGGGTTGCGGCATGTGCAACT GATGAACATAACGCAATTGCGTTTGATAGTGAGAGTGACAATGACGATTGCGTTCATCACCATCCCGAACCTGTATCCGAGCTTGTGGATTGGTTGGACAAGATCATCTGCGTATGCTGCGACGATAAAGGCGAAGAGGGAATTTTGGTTTGCAGCGAAAGCCGATGCCCCGTCACCGTACATTCCAACTGCATCGGTTCCGAACCTAAATTCGATGATTCGGGTAACTTCTACTGCCCCTACTGCTGGTACAAGCGCGTCGTAGACACGTGTCAACAACTGAGAGAGAAATCCCTAGTCGCAAAGAAAGCTTTGTCACACTTTTTGGACAGTGGCGCGCGTCCAGATTCTTCTGTTGCACGTACGGGCCTGGTTCAGGATAGGGAAGAATGTGTGGAGGAAACACAAtatgaagaaaataataataaagatgaagaaaaggtgTTGTTGTCTGTGACGGTTAGTTCTGTGAGCGAGACCAATGACGAAGAACCCAATGTCATTTCAGGAAAGAAAAGGAAGGACAAGAGGAAGGATCCTTCTGCAAGGAGGAAGTGTTTCTTACAACAAGAAGAGAATGAACATTATAACACCAGAAGGAAAATTGCTGGTAATGTAGGAGAGGAGGAAGTTACAAGCTTCCAAAATTTGAGGCGACCACAGAGGTTTCCCGTGAAAGG AATGAAGCGGACTTCACTGACTGCAAAGCGCAAGAGATTACTTTGGACTGCTGAAGAAGAAAAAGTTCTAAAG GAAGGTGTATTAAAGTTCTCAATAGAAAATCAGAATACCCCTTGGAGGAAAATTTTGGAATTTGGTTGTCATGTATTTGACAAGACTCGAACTCCGGTTGATCTTAAGGATAAATGGAAGAACATTATCTCCAAGGAAG CAGATGAAGTTTAG
- the LOC137831003 gene encoding uncharacterized protein isoform X3, with amino-acid sequence MRRKSAGRRRVAACATVTVPSLFAIPLLSDEHNAIAFDSESDNDDCVHHHPEPVSELVDWLDKIICVCCDDKGEEGILVCSESRCPVTVHSNCIGSEPKFDDSGNFYCPYCWYKRVVDTCQQLREKSLVAKKALSHFLDSGARPDSSVARTGLVQDREECVEETQYEENNNKDEEKVLLSVTVSSVSETNDEEPNVISGKKRKDKRKDPSARRKCFLQQEENEHYNTRRKIAGNVGEEEVTSFQNLRRPQRFPVKGMKRTSLTAKRKRLLWTAEEEKVLKEGVLKFSIENQNTPWRKILEFGCHVFDKTRTPVDLKDKWKNIISKEADEV; translated from the exons atgagaagaaagaGTGCAGGGAGACGTAGGGTTGCGGCATGTGCAACTGTGACTGTTCCTTCCCTCTTTGCCATTCCTCTCCTTTCG GATGAACATAACGCAATTGCGTTTGATAGTGAGAGTGACAATGACGATTGCGTTCATCACCATCCCGAACCTGTATCCGAGCTTGTGGATTGGTTGGACAAGATCATCTGCGTATGCTGCGACGATAAAGGCGAAGAGGGAATTTTGGTTTGCAGCGAAAGCCGATGCCCCGTCACCGTACATTCCAACTGCATCGGTTCCGAACCTAAATTCGATGATTCGGGTAACTTCTACTGCCCCTACTGCTGGTACAAGCGCGTCGTAGACACGTGTCAACAACTGAGAGAGAAATCCCTAGTCGCAAAGAAAGCTTTGTCACACTTTTTGGACAGTGGCGCGCGTCCAGATTCTTCTGTTGCACGTACGGGCCTGGTTCAGGATAGGGAAGAATGTGTGGAGGAAACACAAtatgaagaaaataataataaagatgaagaaaaggtgTTGTTGTCTGTGACGGTTAGTTCTGTGAGCGAGACCAATGACGAAGAACCCAATGTCATTTCAGGAAAGAAAAGGAAGGACAAGAGGAAGGATCCTTCTGCAAGGAGGAAGTGTTTCTTACAACAAGAAGAGAATGAACATTATAACACCAGAAGGAAAATTGCTGGTAATGTAGGAGAGGAGGAAGTTACAAGCTTCCAAAATTTGAGGCGACCACAGAGGTTTCCCGTGAAAGG AATGAAGCGGACTTCACTGACTGCAAAGCGCAAGAGATTACTTTGGACTGCTGAAGAAGAAAAAGTTCTAAAG GAAGGTGTATTAAAGTTCTCAATAGAAAATCAGAATACCCCTTGGAGGAAAATTTTGGAATTTGGTTGTCATGTATTTGACAAGACTCGAACTCCGGTTGATCTTAAGGATAAATGGAAGAACATTATCTCCAAGGAAG CAGATGAAGTTTAG